A stretch of DNA from Artemia franciscana chromosome 6, ASM3288406v1, whole genome shotgun sequence:
TCATGTAAACATAAATTACCCGATAACTATTAAATATCAAAGGCACGTTTTTGAATTATGCCAGTTTTTATGTCTACAATATGAAGTTAGGGGTCCTCAGACATATTTGAGGAAGAATTGAAGCTTAAAATGTTTACTCTGCCGATTTATGTTCTTAGAATAACAGGAATAAGTTAATAGACAATTTAATGCCTAAATGTTAACATCAAACTAATTATTTGCTTGAAGTGACAATTGTTTTGACTGCAATAACTACTGCTATTCAGTGTGAATTACGCTTTCGTATGATATAGTTTTCACTGGACCCAATTTATCGTTATTTATgtggttttgatagttttttttgtacacATAGCCAATAAagtctttcgttttttttgcaaCAACCTTACTTTTAGAATCACTGCTAAAAATGTGTTTCAGTTTTTAAACTTTCTAGGCTTTCAGCAAGCCTTACGTGGCTCTATTCAACATTTTAACGTTTTACGATAGTACAATTCACTCCTGAAAATTTCCTTACAAGGTTGGTCTGGGCGTGAAAATTCTGATCTATTCTGGtgttttgaaattatttggTGTCTCCAATTTGTCATTTTCTCCATGTTTATTTCTGAAATGGCAACTGCTTACATGGGTTGCCTCATTTAAGAGGTGAGCCTTTTACCAgttttattaatcaaaaattagttctgattaattttaattaacaaataaattatcaattaataataattaataataaattatttgcagATAGCACAGTAGAATGAATTTGAGGAGTCACCCCTCGAGGAAATTCTAGAAAtctattcaaattaaaaatcacGGGGCTAATATAAAGTGAGATAGATACAAATCTATTTGGAAAtaacttattaaaaataatcatttaaacTACTACATCTACTACAAACTCGTAACAGTTTCAAGACACCTAAAACTGACTAAATGGTAAAAACTTTTTCTCCTTTCCACCAATCCCAACCTTCTAAATATTCCACAATGGCTAACTTCCAGTATATCCCTGAATAAAATTTATtgctaaatgaaaaaaaaaatcaataaacctaaaaataaataaaaatgcgaTTATATAAACTACAATAACAATATAAAGGAACAATCATAATTTACAATTATAGCCTACAACAAAGGAGCTTATCACATACTGGTCAGTTGAAAACtgcatgattttgataaaatcagcaaccccccccccctcttctattaatataaatttggaataaaatattaaaaaaaatataaaaaaggagaGAGATTGAAAAATATAACTTCAGCTATCCTGAGCCCCATAAACAAATATAGATCTATGTTGCATGGGCAACAGGAGGTTTTGCGGCAAGCTTTGTTGGGTTTCGCCAAGTAGAGTGATGTGAGAGCAGCACTTTGATTTGTTTCATTGCTTCGATTAAACGCCTAAGTTGTTAaactgtaaggatcttaaaataaatactaggtacacctaCTCGCAAAAGTTGAAAACCCCTCATTGCCtaacaaaagttacaaacctctCATCGCTGGAGATGAATGTAGCCAAACAGcttattattacttacaagtcccctatatGTCTTACGACTGgtaccaaattggtcttaccatcaaatacaccggaaacaaataataagtacaccaactagcaaaagtggcgaACCCTTCATTTCCGAAGATatttatgagctaacagccgactgttgcttaaaactcccctatatggctcacaattggtatcggcctatttttggtttcagtgtgtaccttactactgatgttgtcaacccctttataCTTCCAAACTGGTATatttcatgaaggaatttttctaccaaaaaatggatgtcatatactttgagcAACTCATCTAGAGCTATTTacttccgaaaaaaaaattgtctgttaCCAAAATATCTGTAACCATATCTGTAAgtgtaaaaactttttttttttgtttaattaaaacaaggCCTCAGTGAAGTCTCAGATGGATTGGCAGAAAGCATAATTTTTGGTGATCGTGTAATTTGTAAAACGTAGTAgacatttttaccttttttgtttttccagctAGACCATGGGATCGAACCATATTTTTGTAAATCTTTTTACTCTATATATCTTGTCAATCGAGACACTGTGTTTAACTTGTGgcgaaaattaaattttcttgatCCTTGTCATTaccttgaatataaaaaattaaaattcatcgCAAAACAAAGGTTAAGATGGGCAGGTTAAGTTTTATTGATGATAAGATGACCAaaactctttctttttttgtcattcttaatgaaaagGGAATGACAGTtacaatttgtttaaaattatattatcaatATGCAGTTTCgtatattaaaatatatgcaTTGAACATatctttaaattaaacaaaatttgcttgTAAAAAAGCATACCATGATGATGAAAATGACTGACAGCCACATTGTTTCAACTCCTTGAGAAGATATACATGGGAACCAAGAGCTGAGTCCAAGTGTGATTTGTAAGTAATAGCAACAGTAGTAATAGCAACTAAAATAGACTAAAAGAAGAACTAAAATAGACTAAACTAAAATACATCGTAGCAGAGCTACTTCCTAAACTCATACACTAAACTAGAttcaaacagacaaaaaaagaactaaaatcgACGAAAAAAAGATGGGCAGGTTAAGTCTTATGGATGAAAAAATGACCAAAACTCTTTCTTTTTcgtcattcttaatgaaaaagGAATGACACttataatttgtttaaaattataatattaatatgcaGTGTCATACATTAACATATATGCattcaatataattttaaattaaacgaAATCTGCTTGTAAAAATGCATACAGTGATGTTGAAGATGACTGAGAGCCAAATACTTTCAACTCCATGAGAAGATATACATctcttattataaattctgaccggatccagtgccatctgggggatttgggggggagggagggtggaaatcttagaaaacgcttagagtcgagagatcaggatgaaacttgatgggaagaataagcataaatcGTGCATATGTGATTGAGATGACCGGACCGGAtttgctctatttgggggagttggggggggggggggtaatttgataatttggaaaaataaaaaaaataaggtgtttgtaacttacgaacgggtgatccgatcttaatgaaatttgatatttagaagtacaacaataaaagagaaaataatgagGACATTTTCCCCAAGACAACCCAAgtaaccccagttactcgtctacgaggggtgtatcaaataccatgtagttgtggaaattattacattggtcaaacccaccaaaatttaggaacaagattacagcaacataaagaaagtattgaaaatcattaaaatctaaaaataactccatatctttcgattcagctttaagtaatcatattttcGAAAATCTAAACCATTATGtactatttgacgaaacaattctaattagcaatgacctaggaatcaagcAAACTctccgcgaggcaatcgaaatcaaacgaaacttaaataattatacatccctaaatagagacttgggtgaatacacactcaaccctatgtacacaaaattaattatagaaaataatctaattcaaaataaaacaaaaatgggaacgaacaaaaacaagtccaatcccaaaagaactatcagattagctgcagagaaggcaaatatcccaataagaaatcattccaatttttaattaatacagttagtgaaatgaatgaacctttttatcttgtaaaatgttagcttttatcacacagtcttggctgaacttttcgttaagaagtaatgatgccaaggctattttaaaaaaatggatttttaagtGAGAACTCTTATtgtgtgttttattgttttttattttctttgctgaagacggccccttagatatagagccgaaatattcaaataagttttgttggttcacggtcttgggaaaaaagtcctcattattctctcttttgttgttgtattatagaaaggcagtgtggtcttcgtcattatttgcgatatttagaaggatcttgtgctttaaagcactttttttaaatcctgactagaTCTGGTTACAttagggggagctggagggaaaaaccggaaatcttggaaaacgtgaaaattgaggtaattttaTCCCACGAATgcatgatcggatcttaatgaaacttgatatatagaaagatcttatgtctcagatgctccattttcaactaAAATCGGATCTGGGAACATaaggggctggaggggggggggggggaacacaaatcttggaaaccggaaatcttggaaaacggttagaaTGGAGCgaccgggatgaaactagatggggaaaataagcacaagttctagatacatgattgacatcaTTTGACTTGGTCCACTCTCTTTCGGGGAGtttgggggatttccagtgctatggtgagttcggtgcttctggacgtgttaggacgatgaaaattggtaagcgtgtcagggacttgcacaaattgacttgataacagaatttcctgattcgaccatctgggaggctggagggagaggaaaaattgaaaaaaaatgaggtattgttaacttacgaggagaggaaaaattgaaaaaataaggtgTTTCCAACTTAcaggatcttaataaaatttaatatttaaaaagcatcatgtctcagagctttcattttgaattccgaccgtatctggtgatattggggcgagtttggagggggaaaacgggaaatcttggaacacgcttagagtgaagagatcaggatgatacttggtggggagaataagcacaagtcctaggtacgtgactgacataacatGACTGAATCTCCtctttttggggagttggagggggggggtgttaattcggaaaaatttgaaaaactgaggtattttgaacttacgaacaggtgaccggatcttaatgaaatttgataattaaaaggaattcatgtctcagagctcttatttaaaccTCGACAAGATTTGGTGagatcggggggagttggagagggaaaacgaaaatcttggaaaacgcttagagtggagagatagggatgaaaGTTGATtgttagaataagcaaatgtcgtagatacgtgattaacgtaaccagactagatctgctctctttgggggagttagggatGTGTGTGTCCggcgctttggcgagttcggtgctcctggacgtgctaggacaacgaaaattggtaggcgggCTAGGAAGCTGCACACATTGACTTGATAAGGTCATTTTTCCTGATTCAAAAcctggagggctgaagggagaggaaaattagaaataaaaaggtattttaacttacaagtgggtgattggatcttaataaattttgatatttagaaggaccttgtgtctcagagctcttattttgaatccagaccggcattaagcctctgattttatttttaaatcaatttattgattcttagaattttgccatatgagctcttggctcttctgacctcgtcacaagtgccgcatgagctcttagctcttgttatttacTTTCACGATTCAGTGTGCAAAAGTCATTTGCAAAAGTCAGATAATCATTGGCTGTTATCTTTTAAAATTACATCTGGGGAAGTTGATAAGCCGGAAAAAAAGATTCTCGAATGCCAATAAGAATGGAAAGACTGTGCTGCTATCTAGAGGTAACAATTGATGGCATTAAGcactgttttgaaaattaaatacagGCTTCCAGTTCAAACAACTTGTTCAGTTCAAACAAGTTTTATAGAAACAGTTAATTATGTGATGTTGAAAtgaacttaatatttttttggcacTTCAAAGTGTTGGATCAACGTATTGATTTATAATACTATCCTTATTTTTATTGTCTTGAGTGACTGAATCTGTCGGAAGTTTTTCCTATTAATTTCTCAAATAAATTTCTCAACTTGTTCCGgctgaaaataaaaagctgttttgTTGAGCCATTTATAATCTCTCTAAgatattctagtgcccttctagcttcagagaaaaaaaaagatgtcttCAATGCAGAATATTGTGGGTTCATctacttttcttgtttttcacgtcattggatttttcttgttgttctggCCAAGGGACCGAAGTTCCCTATGCAGGGTTTGTGAACAAGGTGGTTCTAATAGTTTACTTTGTTTTTCGATCTGATACCACTATTAGGAGTTATTGGCAATTGTATTTCTTACAATGGGGCGTGATCATGTATTTCTAAGTTGCTAACTATCACTGTAACCCTGATAGGAATGGCGCCATGATTAGCGATAAGGAAAGGTATAAAGATTGATGGgctgaacattttgagaatatgctaaaccgGAATACTGTTGCTGGAAAATAtaggtgaaaatgaaaaagtttgtgacaccttTGATGggaaagaagatttatttttattgggaaaaattagtgacagtactaaaaggattaaaaaaaataaaattgctggGGCTCATAATTTGGTAAATGAGCTATTCAAATTTGGTAGCCATgaggctagaaataagtgaCTGAAGACTATGAGtgggatttttgaaaaagggggagtACCTGGCGCTGTTTGGAAAATCTTTTTAAACCCCTGTATAAGAAAAGTGTTGTAAGTGAGTTTGTTTAATTATAAAGGCATTAGCCTAGTTTCTGttggtagcaaattacttagtatgattaTTCCTTTTATACTTTTTAGATGCTTCAGAAAAGtcttaagagaagaacagtgagGTCTTAGGTAGAGCAGAGGATTTGTTGACCAAATTGTAACtgttaggttaataattgagaactGTCCGAGTCATCAAACGCcgttagtcctcagttttatagttTATGAGCAAGTGTTCCATTTAGCTGttagaagagctttagtgaagatcttattcttgtatggtatacAAAACAAATACATTAGAATGATCAATGCTATATACtagaataacactgctgtggttaagaTATTAAATGAAGTTAGTTcattactattataaattggtttagtaaaatattttgttagatcatttttaattaaattcgagtataaagaatttagtgagtgcTCCCTTAAGTCCCTGTTcagagaaatattattatttattttgagactaatttcgattgattcccgaaccacctgctttatccccaaatcattactgatgagtgaatattttgcaaaaagtaTCATTTGAgagggattattaaatatatgcatacctaaagcagaatcgaaggagttgttggaactatttgaaattaatgctcCATATTTAATCAGGAGTTGAGCTGGGTTGTGTTGtaccccatttatatggatcgtTTTGATGGACTTTTTATTAAGGAGCACAAAAATGATAGAACACAAAAGCAAATGGGGAAGAAATACTTTCCTGgccttagattatgctgatgattcaagCGTCCTAGATAAAAGTgcgagcaaaatgaatgaacttataGAGGTTTTGtggatttttatggaaaagctAATGAACTTTGaagagaggggggagggtagcTCAATCGATAGGAAATCAAAAGTCCAATTGAACTTTTTAGTGTTAATAGTGATATTAGGGCTTCAGGCCCAGCcctatttttccccaaatacatccaatagtTAATTTTGGtattacaattttatttaaaacaattcaaaggTTGAATAATTGCCTTTGAGGTTCATGAACCCCTCCTTTTGGTtcaagggatgtaagttatgcaagttgcctgTTAACATATGATATAGGACAGGAGACATATCACAAGTTGCCTGTTCACATATGACGTaaggtattattttatttttttcatgaaaagagGTAGCTGTAAGCTCCTCAAAGACGGCTGACCCAAATTCGTTATATAGATTCgcaaaagtcaaaattttctatACAGATACTTATTACTTAACACTCAGAAATGCCTCACTcatctgaaaaaaaggaaatattctGCTTTAATGGTTGACATCAgaccttactttttttttcaaaaacaaaacactattTTCTTATGAATCCTGACAGGCGTTTATATCGTGACTTTAAGAAACGAACAATCCCAACAAGCTTGATCATTTAAACATTGtaacttgtgttttacccaatGATATTACCTCATATGTTTAGAATACTGAAGAGCTGAGTTCAGTGGTTCAGTTGCGCGACGAGTCAGTTACGCAAGGGTTCAGTTTCTTGGTGGTTTAGTTGCAAGGTGGTTTCACAGCCTTGGGActgtggttcagttgcacgatgGTTGAGTTGCACGGTGGTTTAGTTAAATGGGCTTGAGCTGaatgagggttcagttgcatgagGGTCTAGCTAAATGAGATTCAGTTGATCAGTGGTTTATATACACCAGGATTCAGTTGCAAAGGAGTTCGCTTATATGGGGCTTCAGTAACTCGGTGGTTTAGTTACACGGACAAATTTAGTTATATATTGTCTCAAAACTTCTGGTATGTTTATACTTTGAAATTTGTTGGTTATATGATCATAATATAAATACTCCCTAATTACATCGCGGCACAGTGATTTGAGTGAACCGTCAGAATCATTGAAGGCTATTCTCCACAGTGTCTTGACACCCCCTATTACCTTTGGGTTGGCTCCATTACTTAGCAGCAAATGACAAATATCCGGTGTGCTTTTTCCAGCAGCATAATGCAAGGCTGTTTTCTTGTACCAGTCGACTTTAATATTTGGGTCGGCTCTATTGATCAAAAGTAGCAGACAAATATCCAGTGTGCCATTTTCAGCAGCATAATGCAAGGGTGTCTTCCCGTTGAAGCCGCATGTTATATTTGGGTCGGCTCCATTCCTCAGTAACAGCTGACAGATATCCAGTGTTCCTTTTTCAGCAGCATTCATTCTAGTAACATAATGCAAAGCTGT
This window harbors:
- the LOC136028470 gene encoding putative ankyrin repeat protein RF_0381 yields the protein MRKKHLCIMLLKKVNWIQLLLSNGANPNIKGGSFNETALHYAAKKGKLDICQLLLSNGADPNIKSGPLNELIGRTALHYAAEQGVVNICKLLLSKGADPNIKSGSLNETALHCAASLSRLDICQLLLSNGADPNVKGWLNETALHYVTRMNAAEKGTLDICQLLLRNGADPNITCGFNGKTPLHYAAENGTLDICLLLLINRADPNIKVDWYKKTALHYAAGKSTPDICHLLLSNGANPKVIGGVKTLWRIAFNDSDGSLKSLCRDVIREYLYYDHITNKFQSINIPEVLRQYITKFVRVTKPPSY